The following coding sequences are from one Musa acuminata AAA Group cultivar baxijiao chromosome BXJ2-4, Cavendish_Baxijiao_AAA, whole genome shotgun sequence window:
- the LOC135609742 gene encoding uncharacterized protein LOC135609742, with amino-acid sequence MAAAEARHAWQRTLNRCLVQEDAKRAPKLACCPSSTPQTDSSNGNAASTHDCPVANFIPLNRNQMNPNLSPETKWWLQIQPNYVYHKDFICEQLCFSRDEVDEKDMKTTIPTSKMDGDSSPVDSINLVLKNEESSMESPWIVSTAFMKRGPETSVKEMNIMASSSQHPLKRKTDMYDYLYNEEQLLDLKLVDRLISKRLEKDSLDLETPRAGVNKSEPWWHIADKDELASLVAQKSLQHIENCDLPKPTQTVHVARDPFSSPDNLNTRGRLQSSFSGNINAGICNANEYSDNTSFYGISGNKNLSSDEGDHMWIDSDKMSSNLMQPCTRPCKYGTP; translated from the exons ATGGCGGCTGCAGAAGCGAGGCATGCTTGGCAGCGCACTTTAAACCGTTGCCTAGTCCAGGAAGATGCAAAGCGAGCTCCAAAATTAGCTTGCTGTCCATCATCAACACCACAAACTGATTCAAGCAATGGGAATGCAGCAAGCACACATGATTGTCCTGTCGCCAATTTCATTCCTTTAAACAGGAATCAAATGAATCCTAATTTATCACCTGAAACGAAATGGTGGCTTCAGATCCAACCCAACTATGTATACCACAAGGATTTTATCTGTGAGCAACTTTGCTTCTCACGAGATGAAGTTGATGAGAAGGACATGAAAACTACAATACCAACATCAAAAATGGATGGGGACTCTTCACCAGTTGACTCTATCAACCTTGTTCTAAAAAATGAAGAGAGTTCTATGGAATCTCCTTGGATTGTATCAACAGCTTTCATGAAGCGTGGACCTGAAACAAGTGTCAAAGAGATGAATATTATGGCCAGTTCTTCACAGCATCCACTGAAGCGGAAGACAGATATGTATGATTATCTCTATAACGAGGAACAGCTTCTTGATTTGAAGTTAGTTGATCGATTAATTTCGAAGAGGTTAGAGAAGGATTCTTTGGATCTTGAAACACCTCGGGCTGGAGTTAATAAGTCTGAGCCGTGGTGGCATATTGCTGACAAAGATGAATTGGCTTCATTGGTTGCCCAAAAATCACTACAGCATATTGAAAACTGTGATCTACCTAAACCCACCCAGACCGTTCATGTTGCTAGGGACCCATTTTCTTCTCCTGATAATTTAAATACTCGTGGAAGACTTCAATCATCATTTAGTGGAAACATAAATGCTGGCATATGCAATGCCAATGAATATTCTGATAATACCTCTTTTTATGGGATCTCTGGCAACAAGAACCTTTCTTCTGACGAAGGAGACCATATGTGGATTGATTCAGACAAAATGTCCAG CAATCTTATGCAGCCATGCACAAGGCCGTGCAAATATGGAACACCATGA
- the LOC135611391 gene encoding transcription factor bHLH87-like: MDSFGWENPAAIRSEVFLSPSRCSNHYGDFTGSSEGYTAFNDKFALDEALLSSGLELQGILDACQASSHLGGHSETVGISTPALGSMNNSLDLDLLQYQEAILMAAADSGLMRSVLDTISGDASCCQAYASSSLTDRTDVSHPVTENFGASEEQRVISNVVDAQDGISTIFSSCWNVHGLSCSGNVSSGDSERHGYLYHHRSRHEDVASQGSSKSDARQVESLQGRRSTKRKFVESTRAESNHICSLLLEPNSSTKEGGLQISFTRAQKSKKLRSERHSESSTIEFVREGNYEPDDEAIAQVKEMIYRAAALRPVGLVAEGAVEKAKRKNVRISSDPQTVAARHRRERISERLRVLQRLVPGGSKMDTATMLDEAANYLKFLKSQVKALETLGNRFHPVNSSSTTESFPLPLNRAFPMRNSLLHPKP, translated from the coding sequence ATGGATAGCTTTGGTTGGGAGAATCCAGCGGCCATCAGAAGCGAGGTTTTCCTGTCGCCAAGTAGATGCAGCAACCACTATGGTGATTTCACAGGCTCCAGCGAAGGCTACACCGCCTTCAACGATAAGTTTGCACTCGACGAAGCTCTCCTCAGCTCAGGCTTAGAGCTCCAGGGGATTCTGGACGCATGCCAAGCAAGTTCGCATCTTGGTGGACACAGTGAGACAGTGGGAATCTCAACTCCCGCTTTGGGTTCGATGAACAACAGTTTGGATCTGGATTTGTTGCAGTATCAGGAAGCGATATTAATGGCGGCAGCTGATTCTGGTCTTATGAGATCAGTACTGGACACCATTTCCGGGGATGCTTCTTGTTGTCAAGCATATGCTTCTTCTTCACTCACTGATAGAACCGATGTTTCACATCCAGTCACCGAGAACTTTGGAGCATCCGAAGAACAACGAGTCATCAGCAACGTCGTCGATGCTCAGGATGGCATCTCGACCATCTTTTCTAGCTGCTGGAACGTGCATGGTTTGAGTTGCAGTGGTAACGTTTCTTCTGGGGATTCTGAGCGCCATGGATATCTCTATCACCATCGATCGCGCCATGAAGATGTGGCCTCACAGGGTTCCTCAAAGTCAGACGCTCGGCAAGTCGAATCGCTTCAGGGAAGAAGGAGCACAAAGAGAAAATTCGTGGAGTCCACGAGAGCAGAAAGCAACCATATCTGCAGCCTCCTCCTCGAACCAAATTCTTCGACTAAGGAGGGAGGTCTTCAGATCAGTTTCACAAGGGCGCAGAAGTCGAAGAAGCTGAGATCAGAAAGGCACTCAGAGAGTTCGACCATCGAATTCGTTCGGGAAGGCAACTACGAGCCGGACGACGAGGCCATCGCGCAAGTGAAGGAGATGATCTACAGGGCTGCGGCTTTAAGGCCGGTGGGTTTGGTGGCGGAGGGGGCAGTAGAGAAGGCGAAGAGGAAGAATGTGAGGATATCGAGTGACCCACAGACGGTTGCTGCAAGGCATAGGAGGGAAAGGATCAGTGAGAGGCTAAGGGTGCTGCAAAGGCTGGTCCCAGGGGGCAGCAAAATGGACACTGCAACCATGCTCGATGAGGCTGCCAACTACCTCAAGTTCCTCAAGTCGCAGGTCAAGGCTTTGGAAACCCTAGGTAACAGGTTCCATCCGGTAAACAGCAGTAGCACCACAGAATCCTTTCCACTGCCTCTCAACCGGGCTTTTCCCATGCGGAATTCTCTCCTCCACCCAAAACCCTAA